The nucleotide sequence TTTTTCCCGACATCAGGAGCTATTGCCTCATTTTAGCTGTGTCAGTCCACTAGAGCAAAAATTTTTTTGGCTACCGAACACTAGAGCAAAAATTTTTTCAGTTACCGAACACTAGAGCAAAAATTTTTTCGGTTACTGAACACTAGAGCAAAAATTTTTTCGGTTACTGAACACTAGAGCAAAAATTTTCTTTTTTCTTATAGACCCTAAAGTGACCAGTTAGTAGACTTTTCGGACATTACAGGAGAAATTTTTTTCGGGGGTTACCAGACACTAGAGCAAAAATTTTTTCGCTTACCGGACACTAGAGCAAAAATTTTTTCGCTTACCGAACACTAGAGCAAAAATTTTTTTAGTTGCCGGACACTAGAGCAAAAATTTTTTGGGTTACCGGACACTAGAGCAAAAATTTTTATTGATAAGGACTTCCCACCTGCAAGACGGTAACTTCTTCACCGGCACCCACAAAACTTTGACCAACAGGCATCACAGCTAACCCGTTAGTTTGTGCTAAATTAATTAAATTACCAGAACTATGAGTTCCCGCCGCTAATTCGAATTCATAAACCCCATCAACTAATAATAATTTTCCCCATACATAAGTTTCCAATCTGCCTTTAGAACGTAAATCATGACGGGACCGCGCCTTAATAAATACAGGTTTCCAACTGTCCTTAAGTCCCGATAATTTTTTCATCGCCGGTTGCACAAACCGCCAACAACTGACTAAAGCTGACACCGGATTTCCTGGAATGCCAAAATATATACAGCCATTAGAAAAACGAGCAACCGTTAAAGGTTTTCCGGGTGTAATTCCCACTGCACGGATTTTTATGTCGGCTCCTAATGTGGCTAAAATCTCCTCTATATAATCATACTCCCCCACAGAAACCCCCCCAGTAGATAGCACCACATCGGCATCCTTAATTGCCCTAGAAATGGTTTCTCTGAGGTTTTCTGGATCATCTGGTACAATGCCTAAAGGAATGGCTGTTGCTCCCTGACTCGCCACAAAAGCCGCCAAAGCATATTGATTAGAATCTACAATTTGCCCAGGTTGTAAAGGTTGATGAGGTGTCACTAACTCATCCCCTGACGAAAAAATTGCTACCTTCAAACGACGATATACTGTTAATTGAGTGGCTTGGGCCGTTGCTAAAACCGCTATTTCTGGAGCATTTATGGCAATTCCTGGCCCCAAAAGCGGCTTACCCGCTTGATAATATTCCCCTTTTTGACGCACATAAGCTTTATACAAAGAAGGAGCCGCTAAAATTTTGACTTGGTTTCCTAAACGCTCGGTATTCTCCTGCATAATAATGGTATCTGCTCCTTCGGGTAACATGGCTCCGGTAAAGATGCGAGCAGTTTGTCCGGATTTTAGGCTTTTTTCGGGTTTTTTGCCGGCAGGAATTTCTTCTATGATCTCTAAAATGACCGGTTGCTCTGCCTGACAACCTTCCACATCTTTATATTTAACGGCGTACCCATCCATTGCAGAATTATCCCAATAAGGAAAATCAAGCTTACTGGTAACCGGTTGGGCTAAAATACGTCCTGCTGCGGCTTCTAGAGCAATAATCTCTGTTTCTTGTAGCGGTTGAATTAAATCTAAAATAAGGGTTTCAGCTTCGTTAACAGGTAGCATGGCGTTTTGGGGCAGGCAACAAGTATACTTTTTCAAAACAGCATAACATTTTACTTTTGCTCTTTCGAGATGCCTCGGGACTTTGACTCAGGGCAAGCTTTTGTCTGTTTTCTTAAAAGCAGTAACATTGATAACTTATTAAAAAAAAACTCAAAAAATTTATATTTCTTTCAAGTTTGACAGCTTGTCTTTTGACAAAATCAAATCAACTTATCCATCATAGTAATTGATAAATAAATACAATGGGAGAACACCATGAAAAAATTAATCAGTTGGGCTATAGTTGCATTTCTCTTCATGCAAATTTGTTGGGCTGCCCCCGCTTTCGCCGGAGATGCCGCTAGTGGAGCTAAAATTTTTAGTGCTAGATGTGCCTCTTGCCATGCCGGCGGCAAAAATATCGTCAACGCCCAAAAAACTTTAAGCAAAGTAGATTTAGAAAAATACGATATGTTTGATTTAGAAAAAATCAAAACTCAGGTAACCAACGGAAAAGGCGCTATGCCATCTTTTAAAGCACTCTTAAAGCCCGAACAAATTGAAGATGTAGCCACCTATGTTTTAGACTCAGCAGAGAAGGGTTGGAAGAAATAATAAATAACTATTAATCGTTAATCGTGAACAGTTAACAGTTGAGATTAGGGTATAGGCTGGAGAAAGTGAACAGTAACCCATAACTAATGACTACTGTTAACTGTAATGTATTTAAACTAAATGAGGGAAAGAATATGAAACGAGGTTGGAAGATTATCCTCAATTTTATTGTCGCCTTAGTAATTCTATTCTCTTTACAAGAGCAAGCCGCTTTTTCCATTCCCAATTCCCTTGCTTCTCAAACTTCGCAATTATTTTATCAAGGTATAGAAAATACTAAAACTCAAAATTATCAGCAAGCCTTAGCCAATTTTACACAAGTCATTAACCTAAAATCCGACTTGGTATCGGCGGCTTACAGTAATCGGTGTTTAGTGCATCTTCAACTGGGAAATAATGCAGCCGCTCTCTCAGATTGTACAGCCGCTCTTCAACTGAATCCCAATAATTTAGAAACCTATTTAAATGGAGGACTAGCCGCCTATAGATTAGGCAATTATCAAGAAGCTATAGAGCAGTATCAAGCCGTGATTGAACGGAATAAGGATGATTATAGAGCTTATTATAATCAAGGATTAGCCTATTTTGCTTTAGAAGACTACCCAAAAGCTCTTTTAAACTATGAGCAAGCTTTACAGTCTTCCGACTCATCGACGATACAGGCTTTAATTTATGCTGATAAAGGTTTAACTCATTTCTTTTTGGGAAATACTTCTCAGTCACTCGCCGATTTTGATGCGGCAATTCAGTTAAATAATAGCAACGAGAAGCTGTATTACAATCGTGCCTGTGTCTATTTTCACAATCAAAACTACACCGAAGCCCTTAACGATTTTACCAAAGCACTGCAATTAAATTCTCAATATGCAGAAGCTTATTTAAATCGAGGTTTACTACGTCACGGAGTTGGACTCGAACAGGCCGCTATCGAAGACCTTAATCAAGCTTTACAGCAGTTTCAGCAGCAGAATAACAGAGAAGGTTACCAAAAAACTCTCGCTTTAATCGAGAATTTACATCAAATTATTGCTCAGTCTCATCGCACTGTGGTGTCCTAAGATGAACTTGTTTCAATTTTTTGACGGAAAATTAGAAGGCTAGTTTTATCCCGCTCCCCACTTTTTTTATCAATTTTTATCTGGGTTAAAAGATGGACAATCACAAGACTCTTTTGTCAAAGCTAATTTGGGATTTACTGCACACTTTAAATAAGGATTTGGACTAAAATATTTACAACGCTGACAAGAACAATCGGCAAAATTTTCTAAATCTTGGTTTTGAGGACTAAAAAATTTTTTTTTTGCCTCTATGAAAAAAGCCATAATTAATAAAGTAGGAATAATTAATAAAATCCAATAATTTAAATTAAGACTCATTGGATTGTCCCAAGAGGAGTTATAAAAGTCATCCCGCACGGGTTCTTTTTGAGTTTCTACTAACAAATAATCGAATGATTTTTGTTTATTTAAAGACATCATTTGCTGTAAATTCATCTAAAAAATCTCCTTTTTTTTAGAAAGATATTTGTAATAATTTTGCTGAAAAAAACCGAAAAGTTTATAGTTCGTCAACAGCGAACTCGAAAAAATAACCTTCTGAGCAAGAAACTCGGTATAAAATTGATGGACTATTTTTAGTTTTTTTGCTAGTTCACTTATCTTATCTTATTTAAAATTACGGTGGTAGGCATGGATAAACTTCTGCCTTAAAGAAGAAATTTATGATTTCTCCGTCTGTCTACATTGGTAGATTGAGCAACAGAATTAATGTTGATGATTTTGAGTGAAACCCAAAAATCTAACTTAAGTTAGATTATCGCTGCGCCGCGCCTACATAAAATAAATTTTTAACTTAAAAATTATCCCTTGATTTTCAACTTCCTAGGCTTCGTATTTCTGTTTTTGCTCTAGAAGTTGATGCTCGTAAAATTCAATAAATTCTTGATGGATCTTCTCTTTATCCTTATTCGGGGGTACAGTAACTTTAAGTATTAACACCCCATCCCCTTTATTCTCTATACTTTGGACGGTTAAGGGAGTGTTTTCATTTTTTACCTCTACATCTCTTAAAGCATTAACAAACGCTTTCGAGTCTATCCCGTTGCGAAAAATTAAATCAACAGTATCGATAACTTCCTCGAAAAGTTTGCTAAATTCTCCCGCTTGAAAGCCTCCACTACTAGGACGGCGCTCCTGATCGTCGGTTCCGGGTTTGGGGTGTTCTTTGAGATAGACAAAGCGGCAGTCAACCTCATCGAGAAGAGAGCTACTTTCAATATTCCACGCTTCTAGACAAGCGCCTGTCATGCTGGCTCTGGTAAAATCTGTCCCAATGGCGTTAACTTGGGTGAGGTTTGCCCCTTCTAAGTTTGCTTGGTGTAAGTTAGCTTCTGCGAGATCTGCAAGTTTGAGGTTTGCATGAGTGAGGTTGGCTCCGGCTAAATAAGCACCTCTAAGGTTGGCTTTAATATAGGATTTTTTATAACCCCGACCCAGTCACTAATAATTCTCTTACATTAGAATCAGCGAGGAGGGTTTTACCGGCTCGAGCTTGAATGAGTTTGATAGTATCTTTAAAACAGGTACGGATGAGGCTTTTTGCTCTTAAGTCAGTGCTATCAAGAGTAGCTCCGCTAAAGTCAGCATCGGTTAAATCAGCATCTTTAAAGGTTGTCCCTCCAGTGGCGGCGAAGGCTACCGCAATAGTACGAACCCAAACATCTCTAGGATCTCCTTTCATCGCACGCCAGCCAAGATAAGTGCTGACTAGCAGCCCGGCAAAGGCAAAGGCAAAGGCGACCGCCCCACCGGTGGCAAAGGCGAGGACAAAGACGGCGAAAGCGAAGGCGAAAGCGAAGGCTCCATCGACGGCGAAGGCGAAGGTGAAGGCGAAGGCGGGGCTGAAGGCGGCACTGAAGGGGACGGCGAAGGGGACGGCGAAGGTGACGGCGATGGTAACGGCGGTACTGAAAGGGAAGGCCGAAAAGAAGACGAAAAAGAAGACTAAGAAGAAGGGTAAATAGGAGGTGAAGTCTTCGCCCAAAATGACGGCGACGCTGACGGCGAAGAGGAAACCGTAGAGTAAGGTTCCGGCGAAGACTTCTGCGACTCGTCCTACTCCTCCGACTCGTCCGACTCGTCCGACTCCTCCGACTCCTCCTACTGGTCCTACTCGTCCTATACCTTGGCGTATAAAGACAGCAAAAATAACAATTAATACCCCCAAAAACACCCAACCTATAACCTGATTTTGTAAACTAGAATTGTCAAAGATGGATGAAACTAAAACTCCAGTAAAAGCCAATATAAATCCTGCTATTCCTGATATTATCCATGAAACTAATCGTAGTATAAGAGTCCAGTGCTTTTGTAGTCCTGCCTTTGCCCCACAGAACTTAGTTCCCCGTAAGATAGCACCTTGAAAATTCGTTCCTTCAATATCTGCGTGACTAAAATCTGCACCGCTTAGATCAGCACCTTTAAAGGATTGTCCTCTTAGGTTTACCCTTCGGAAATCCCTATCTCCTGCTGCATAACGTTTTAAAACCTCACTGACTTTCATCGCCTTTATTGTTAAAAGTATTAGTGGGTAATACTTACTCTATAGCTGACTCCAAGATAATCTACAATTTCACTAGCGGCAATCTTATTTGGTGTAATTTAACATAAATTAAGGATGAATTAGTTTTTAAGGCTTTTCAGGTTGCTCTATAGGTTTTTGAGCAGGTGAGTGGGTGATCGCACTATTTCCGGCTAATAAGGAACTTGAGAAACTTACGGATGATTGTAATGGTAAATATGTAGTGATGTTACAGCCGAGATGTGATCCTCTAACAAATTGAAGGCCCACAATTAGGTGTTGAAAATGTGAAGAAATCCAGAAAAATTTTGTACACAACTTTTATGTTAATTATCAACTCCGCCCTCCCCGCTAGGCTGTTATCTCCCAGAAGCCAAAAGAGCGGCAAAAGTGAAATCCATTAGCCTAAAAAAGGGTAAATATGCCAAAAAAGCTAAAATAGACAGGTTTTATGCCGGTTTCACCGATGCTAAAAAGTCCCTTTGTTGAGATAATTAACACAAATAGCGATAGGGTTGTCGATTTATATGTTTTCTTGGGGCTGGTTCAGTTGGTTTAAGGATGCAATCGAACTAAAAGATAGCAAGTTTTGGCTAAATATATTACCGTCAGTTTTAGTGTTTGGATTTATCGGAGTAAGTGTCACTATCTTAGATTTTTGGGAACTCTGGAAGCCCTGGCAAGGAATTGGCGATATAACCACTAATGTAGCCTGTAATTTAGTCTTAGGTTTATTGTTAGTTTTTCGCACAAATACTGCCTATGAGCGTTTTTGGCAAGGGCGCAACCATTGGGGAAAAATTACCGTTAATGTTCGTAACCTGGCTCGAGAAATTCAAATTCAGATTAGTGAAGAAATTGAACCCCAAAAACCCGATAAAAAAGCTATTTTGAAGCTATTAGGAGCTTTTGTTATAACGACTAAACTCTATTTACGACGACAAAGTATCAATCATGAACTAGATGATTTGATGGAGAAACATCAGATTATCGCCTTAGAAAAAGCGAACAATCCACCTTTAGAAATTTGCTTCTGGATTAGCACTTATCTTCAGCAAGCCTATCAACAACAAAAAATCGATAGCAATCAACAGGTAATGATGATTAGCTTACTCAATGAATTGGTGGCTGGCTTAACCAGTTGTGACCGCATCAGAACAACACCTATTCCTTTTTTCTACCGTAGCTTTATCAAAAAATTACTGCTGATTTATTGCGGATTTTTACCATTTAGTTTAGTCGATAAAATTCATTGGTGGACCGGTTTCACTGTCATCTTTATTAGTTTAATCTTACTCAGTGTAGAAGAAATCGCTACTCAAATAGAAAATCCTTTTGGCAATGATGACCCAGATTTACCGCTTGATGAGATTTGTCAAACTATTCTCAATAATATTAACAGTGTGATCGCTTTTGGAGAAAACCAGTACAAAAACCAAGATTTTTGTCTCCCTCACCTTTCTGAAAATCTCTCGGTTGAAATGATAGATAAAAGTCTATAGCCTTTCTCACATTAATGAGGTACATTTTGTTGGGTATGTTAGCAGAGGGGAACTTAATGTTTTATTTATGAGATATAAAGCTTTGATTTTTTGAAATTCTGATAGACAGGCTTGATGATTTAATAACTAATAAAATAGATTTTTAAAAAAATTCGCAGAATTTCTGGCTCGATTTTCAAGATAGTGATTAGTAGATAAAAATAATTTATTTTTTTATTTGAGTTTCTTGGCCTTGAATGATGAGATAATTGACAAATGCTAAAAAATTAGGGAGAATAAGATTTTCCGTAGGGATTAACGGTGGCTTTCCTCCTAAGAACATACTTATTAAGCGTTTCTAGCCATGTATATATCTTCCTTTAGTCTTGCCAAAGCCATCTTGTTTAATAACAGGCCTGGAAGTTTAAAGGATATATAGATATGATTACCTGAAATTCTTTATATCAGTTGGGTTGACATTGTGATATAATGATCGGCTTTCAAGTATAACCTTAAATATCATCTCGTTTTTAGAGAGAAAACTCAAGGTAATTATAAGACACTTAAGGAGACATTAAAATAATTCATTGTGAAAATTTAGTAAATAGAAGACAATTAAGACACAAAAGACTAAGCAGTATAATGAGGAGATGGAACGAGCAAAAACCAAACGAAAACGGGGAGTTATTCTGACCTCTGCGGGTTTAAAGCGTTTGCAAGCGGCAATTCTAGCTGTAGAGATAGCAGAAAATCATGGTCAGCGCTTCACACTCGAAGAACTAAGCGCACGGATTAATATTTCTCCCAAAACCTTAAGTCGATTATGGTCATTAAAAGCCAGTGTGGATCACAGAACGCTGAAATTATGTTTTAGCGCCTTTAATTTGGAATTGGAGAGTGCAGATTACAATATTAGCAGCGATCTCGATAAAATCAGTACAGATGATCTGATTTGGGGCAACTCTCTTGACGAACAAGACATAGACTTTTTTGAATCTAGGCGTGAACACTCTTTTAGTGTAAAAGAATCTGATAATTTAACTTATACTGTATCATTCCCCGATGGGCCCATTGCTTTCGATTCTCCTCTATATATCGAACGCCCACCTATTGAAAAATTAGCTTATCAAGAAATCAATCAAAGAGGCTGTGTGCTGCGAATTCGGGCCCCAAAAGAAATGGGAAAAAGTTCTTTAGTAGTAAGACTATTAGCTTTGGCAAAACAGCAACACTATTACACAGTAAAACTTAATTGTAATCAAATTGATTATAATCATCTCACCGATTTAAATAAATTTTTACGGTGTTTTTGTAACGGAGTTGCCAAGGAATTAGGGATTGAACCTAAATTAGATGACAATTGGGATGAAGAAATTGGCAGTAAGTTAAGTTGCACTTTTTATTTCAAAAACTACTTGCTCAAGCAGATCAATCATCCCCTAATTTTGGTACTAGAAGAAGTAGATTGCCTTTTTGAATATCCTCAACTGGCTCAAGAATTTTTTCCTTTGTTACGCTCATGGTATGAAGAAGCCCGACGAGATACAGACTGGCAAAAACTAAGATTAATTGTCGTTTATTCTACAGAAGCTTATATATCGATAGACCTCAACCGCTCTCCCTTTAACGTCGGTTTACCCTTGCGTTTGCCAGAATTT is from Gloeothece verrucosa PCC 7822 and encodes:
- the glp gene encoding gephyrin-like molybdotransferase Glp encodes the protein MLPVNEAETLILDLIQPLQETEIIALEAAAGRILAQPVTSKLDFPYWDNSAMDGYAVKYKDVEGCQAEQPVILEIIEEIPAGKKPEKSLKSGQTARIFTGAMLPEGADTIIMQENTERLGNQVKILAAPSLYKAYVRQKGEYYQAGKPLLGPGIAINAPEIAVLATAQATQLTVYRRLKVAIFSSGDELVTPHQPLQPGQIVDSNQYALAAFVASQGATAIPLGIVPDDPENLRETISRAIKDADVVLSTGGVSVGEYDYIEEILATLGADIKIRAVGITPGKPLTVARFSNGCIYFGIPGNPVSALVSCWRFVQPAMKKLSGLKDSWKPVFIKARSRHDLRSKGRLETYVWGKLLLVDGVYEFELAAGTHSSGNLINLAQTNGLAVMPVGQSFVGAGEEVTVLQVGSPYQ
- the petJ gene encoding cytochrome c6 PetJ gives rise to the protein MKKLISWAIVAFLFMQICWAAPAFAGDAASGAKIFSARCASCHAGGKNIVNAQKTLSKVDLEKYDMFDLEKIKTQVTNGKGAMPSFKALLKPEQIEDVATYVLDSAEKGWKK
- a CDS encoding tetratricopeptide repeat protein, with translation MKRGWKIILNFIVALVILFSLQEQAAFSIPNSLASQTSQLFYQGIENTKTQNYQQALANFTQVINLKSDLVSAAYSNRCLVHLQLGNNAAALSDCTAALQLNPNNLETYLNGGLAAYRLGNYQEAIEQYQAVIERNKDDYRAYYNQGLAYFALEDYPKALLNYEQALQSSDSSTIQALIYADKGLTHFFLGNTSQSLADFDAAIQLNNSNEKLYYNRACVYFHNQNYTEALNDFTKALQLNSQYAEAYLNRGLLRHGVGLEQAAIEDLNQALQQFQQQNNREGYQKTLALIENLHQIIAQSHRTVVS
- a CDS encoding pentapeptide repeat-containing protein, which codes for MGRGYKKSYIKANLRGAYLAGANLTHANLKLADLAEANLHQANLEGANLTQVNAIGTDFTRASMTGACLEAWNIESSSLLDEVDCRFVYLKEHPKPGTDDQERRPSSGGFQAGEFSKLFEEVIDTVDLIFRNGIDSKAFVNALRDVEVKNENTPLTVQSIENKGDGVLILKVTVPPNKDKEKIHQEFIEFYEHQLLEQKQKYEA
- a CDS encoding pentapeptide repeat-containing protein, with translation MKVSEVLKRYAAGDRDFRRVNLRGQSFKGADLSGADFSHADIEGTNFQGAILRGTKFCGAKAGLQKHWTLILRLVSWIISGIAGFILAFTGVLVSSIFDNSSLQNQVIGWVFLGVLIVIFAVFIRQGIGRVGPVGGVGGVGRVGRVGGVGRVAEVFAGTLLYGFLFAVSVAVILGEDFTSYLPFFLVFFFVFFSAFPFSTAVTIAVTFAVPFAVPFSAAFSPAFAFTFAFAVDGAFAFAFAFAVFVLAFATGGAVAFAFAFAGLLVSTYLGWRAMKGDPRDVWVRTIAVAFAATGGTTFKDADLTDADFSGATLDSTDLRAKSLIRTCFKDTIKLIQARAGKTLLADSNVRELLVTGSGL
- a CDS encoding bestrophin family protein — its product is MFSWGWFSWFKDAIELKDSKFWLNILPSVLVFGFIGVSVTILDFWELWKPWQGIGDITTNVACNLVLGLLLVFRTNTAYERFWQGRNHWGKITVNVRNLAREIQIQISEEIEPQKPDKKAILKLLGAFVITTKLYLRRQSINHELDDLMEKHQIIALEKANNPPLEICFWISTYLQQAYQQQKIDSNQQVMMISLLNELVAGLTSCDRIRTTPIPFFYRSFIKKLLLIYCGFLPFSLVDKIHWWTGFTVIFISLILLSVEEIATQIENPFGNDDPDLPLDEICQTILNNINSVIAFGENQYKNQDFCLPHLSENLSVEMIDKSL
- a CDS encoding AAA-like domain-containing protein; translation: MERAKTKRKRGVILTSAGLKRLQAAILAVEIAENHGQRFTLEELSARINISPKTLSRLWSLKASVDHRTLKLCFSAFNLELESADYNISSDLDKISTDDLIWGNSLDEQDIDFFESRREHSFSVKESDNLTYTVSFPDGPIAFDSPLYIERPPIEKLAYQEINQRGCVLRIRAPKEMGKSSLVVRLLALAKQQHYYTVKLNCNQIDYNHLTDLNKFLRCFCNGVAKELGIEPKLDDNWDEEIGSKLSCTFYFKNYLLKQINHPLILVLEEVDCLFEYPQLAQEFFPLLRSWYEEARRDTDWQKLRLIVVYSTEAYISIDLNRSPFNVGLPLRLPEFTRQQIQELAKRYGLDWYSTQEASQLMSVVGGHPLLIQITLYYICSQQIPLNNILQEALVNGGIYRYHLWRHWVKLQENPSLLEAYAKVVRAQTSISLNPLETYKLESLGLITYKGNNVIPSCELYRNYFLRQLSKN